The following are from one region of the Nicotiana tomentosiformis chromosome 7, ASM39032v3, whole genome shotgun sequence genome:
- the LOC108944144 gene encoding uncharacterized mitochondrial protein AtMg00810-like has product MISDAGIASSKPKETPVEQSLKLTNTEFDTYTNTNKGDELLEDMGSYQRLIGKFLYLIIARPDISYAMQSLSQFMHAPKKSHYEEALHVVKYIKKRPWMRMLMSSDSNEEIKVFCDSDWASCPMSRKSVTGYYIKLGSSTISGKPRSNTLYLEVWHTQ; this is encoded by the coding sequence ATGATATCTGATGCAGGCATAGCAAGTTCTAAACCTAAAGAGACACCAGTGGAGCAGAGCTTGAAGCTGACAAACACTGAGTTTGATACTTACACAAACACAAACAAGGGAGATGAGTTGCTGGAAGACATGGGGAGTTATCAGAGGCTCATAGGGAAGTTTTTATATCTAATAATTGCAAGGCCTGATATCTCATATGCAATGCAATCCCTAAGTCAGTTTATGCATGCACCTAAGAAATCTCACTATGAAGAAGCACTTCATGTAGTAAAGTATATCAAGAAGCGACCATGGATGAGGATGTTAATGTCAAGTGATAGCAATGAAGAAATAAAAGTATTTTGTGATTCAGACTGGGCCTCATGTCCTATGTCAAGAAAGTCTGTTACTGGATACTATATTAAGCTTGGAAGTTCAACCATATCTGGAAAGCCAAGAAGCAACACACTATATCTAGAAGTATGGCACACACAGTAG